The window ATTTTACGGGGGTTTTGCGGAGTCTAAGGCAGTGTGGATCGGGACTATGCCGACAGTCTACTTTGGACGCAAGCAGTGACGCCACGAACACCCGTAACACAGATCCACGATCAGCAACTGCGCGCCTATTTAATCATTAACTCGGGTATGTATCGCAGTCAACTTCAAGAAGCGGACGCGAGCTATCTCGATAGTCGATGGCGCCGGCGCTCAAGGTGTACGGGTGGGCGGTCTCGCCGTTCGTGGCACGCCCCCTGCTGTGCCTGGAGGAGGCAGGCGTCGACTACGAGCTCATCCCCATGAAACGCGAGGCCGGTGACCACCTTCTGCCGGACTTCCTCGCCAAGAACCCCTTCGGCCAGGTCCCCGTTCTCGAGGACGGCGACCTCACCCTCTTCGGTAATTCCCATCATTATCTCTTTTTTGTTTATACTACGAGATCGCCAAGGAGAGCTTGTATTATTATCAAAAAAATCACGCAGAGTCGCGCGCAATTGCGAGGCACGTGCTTCGCAAGTACAAGCCGGAGCTGCTGGTGGGCGACGGCTCGCCGGAGTCGGCGGCGATGGTGGACGTGTGGCTGGAGGTGGAGGCCCACCAGCACCACCCCGTGGCGGGCGCCATCTCGATCCAGTGCCTCCTCGTCCCGCTACTCGGCGGCACGCGCGACCAGGCCATCGTCGACGAGAACGTTGTCAAGCTGAGGAAGGTGCTGGAGGTGTACGAGGCGCGGTTGTCGGCGTCCAAGTATCTCGCCGGGGAGTCGGTCAGCCTCGCCGACCTCAGCCACTTGCCGCTCATGCACTACTTCATGGAGACGGAGTACGCGTCGCTGGTGGAGGAGCGCCCGCATGTCAAGGCGTGGTGGGAGGAGCTCAAGGCCAggccggcggcgaggaaggtCAAGGAGTTCATGTCACCGGACTTTGGGCTGGGGAACAAGGCAGAGCAGTGATTGCAACGTCGGCGTATATGTTGTGTGTGTTTTCAGATTGTTTATCCGGTGTGAATGAAATAAAAAGTGGTCCGGG is drawn from Aegilops tauschii subsp. strangulata cultivar AL8/78 chromosome 1, Aet v6.0, whole genome shotgun sequence and contains these coding sequences:
- the LOC109772489 gene encoding glutathione S-transferase 4, yielding MAPALKVYGWAVSPFVARPLLCLEEAGVDYELIPMKREAGDHLLPDFLAKNPFGQVPVLEDGDLTLFESRAIARHVLRKYKPELLVGDGSPESAAMVDVWLEVEAHQHHPVAGAISIQCLLVPLLGGTRDQAIVDENVVKLRKVLEVYEARLSASKYLAGESVSLADLSHLPLMHYFMETEYASLVEERPHVKAWWEELKARPAARKVKEFMSPDFGLGNKAEQ